One genomic window of Notamacropus eugenii isolate mMacEug1 chromosome 6, mMacEug1.pri_v2, whole genome shotgun sequence includes the following:
- the LOC140511823 gene encoding olfactory receptor 5AC1-like, with product MMEENVTLVTEFVLIGLTDLPELQIPLFLLFLVIYLTTLMGNVGLVVLVWIDSHLHKPMYFFLSSLAFADAWTSSSVTPKMLVNFLVKKKIISFLECMAQFYFFGVSATAECFLLAAMAYDRYAAICNPLLYPVRMSNRLCKQLVIASYTLGFLLLMIHVGLLCRLTFCRTNIIHHFYCEILSLFRISCTESSLNSLMIFVFSAFIQSFTLLTILVSYTFVLLAILRINSSQGRRKAFSTCSAHLFSVSLFYGTLLIMYVFPGSGVANNQDIIYSLFYTVIIPLLNPFIYSLRNKEVLGALRKIIKI from the coding sequence atgatggaagaaaatgtaactCTGGTCACAGAGTTTGTACTTATTGGACTTACAGATCTCCCTGAGCTTCAAATCCCTCTCTTCTTGCTGTTTTTAGTGATCTACCTCACAACCTTGATGGGGAATGTTGGGCTGGTTGTGCTTGTTTGGATCGACTCTCATCTTCACAAGCCCATGTACTTCTTTCTCAGTAGTTTAGCTTTTGCAGATGCTTGGACTTCCTCTTCAGTGACCCCTAAGATGCTGGTGAATTTCTTAGttaagaagaaaattatatcCTTTTTGGAATGCATGgcccaattttacttttttggtgTCAGTGCAACTGCAGAATGTTTCCTTTTGGCAGCCATGGCATATGACCGATATGCAGCCATATGCAACCCTCTCCTTTATCCAGTGAGGATGTCTAACAGACTGTGCAAGCAGCTGGTGATTGCTTCCTATACACTTGGCTTTCTTCTTCTCAtgattcatgtgggtttattATGTAGATTAACCTTCTGTAGAACAAATATAATCCATCATTTCTATTGTGAAATTTTATCATTGTTTAGAATTTCCTGTACTGAATCATCTCTTAATTCActaatgatttttgttttctctgccttTATACAATCCTTCACTCTCCTGACAATCTTAGTCTCATACACATTTGTCCTCCTTGCCATCCTGAGAATTAATTCTTCACAGGGCAGGAGAAAAGCCTTTTCCACCTGTAGTGCACatctattctctgtctctttattctATGGCACACTTTTAATTATGTATGTGTTTCCTGGGTCTGGTGTTGCCAACAATCAGGACATAATATACTCCTTGTTTTACACAGTTATAATTCCCCTATTAAACCCATTTATCTACAGTCTGAGAAATAAAGAGGTTCTTGGTGcactgagaaaaataataaaaatataa